TGCAGTACTCCAAGATCGACCAACTGCCCCAGATGATCGAGTCTCTCGTGGGCGGTGCGCCGAAGGAGATTGCCCTGGTCCGTTACGGCGATCATCCCGAACTAGTGCAGCCGTTTACACGAAATATGGATGTGGTGGCCTCCAGCATGGCGAAGATGGGCCCTTGCGAAAGCGACAACGCCGCCACGCTGGATGCCGTGAGCTATGGCGCGTCTATCCTTGCGAATCGCCGCGACCGCTACCGGCGGGCGATTTTGCTGATCTCCGAGACCCGCGATCACGGCTCGACGGTGAAGGAGGGGCATGTGATCGAGCAGCTTGGGAAGACGAACACCGTCGTGGATGCAGTAACGTTCTCCCCGGTGGGAAGCGACAGCTACCGCAGTCTTACTACGTTTACGCCGGGAAGTTATGGCGTCTTCGGTTTGCTCTTCAGCGCGGTGCAAGCGCTGCGGCAGAATGTTCCTAAGACGCTCGCGCACCTGAGTGGCGGCGAGTACATCAACTTCCTGACAAAGAAGGGGTTCGAGAACGGGCTTCTCGACCTGACGAATCACGTGCATAACTACTATCTGTTGAGCTTTGCCATACCGCAGAATGCGCCCGATGGCCTGCATTCGATCTCTGTCAAGATCCCGACGTATCCAAATGCGCTGATCCGTTCGCGGGAAAACTACTGGGCGGGTGAGGCGCACGCGCCGGATACTTCGAATGTGAAGTAGCTTCATCCTGCTCCAGCTTGCCGGAGTAAAATTCGGTCATGAGCGATATGGGCAAGGTAGCGGTTTCGACAAAGGATGCACCGGCGGCGATTGGGCCGTACTCACAGGCGATTCGTTCCGGCGACACGCTCTTCTGCAGCGGCCAGGTGGGCCGCGCTCCGGGCGCGGAAAAGCTGGAAGGCGACATCAAGCAGCAGACGAAGCAGGTGCTCGAAAACCTGAAGGCCGTTCTGGGCGCTGCGGGCCTGGACATGGTGCACGTCGTAAAGACGACCGTGTTCCTGAAGGATATGAACGACTTCGCCGCGATGAACGAGATCTACGCGACGTATCTTGCCCCGAAGGACGTAGTTCCCCCGGCGCGTTCGACCGTGCAGGTGTCTCGCCTGCCGATGGATGCCTTGGTAGAAATCGAAGCCATCGCCAAGGAATCGTAGGACGGCCCGGCGTTAGTTCGCACGGGCCGCTTCTGGCGTCTAATCCCTGTGAGGTGAAGTATGGCTGAGACACGGACGAGAGTGCATAAGACAGAGCAGGAGTGGCGCGAGCTTCTGACTCCGGAGCAGTTCAGGGTGTTGCGCGAGAAGGGCACGGAGCGTGCCTTCACGGGAGCTCTGTACGAGAACCACGCGGACGGAACGTACCTCTGCGGTGCCTGTAAGGCTCCGCTCTTCAAAAGCGAGACGAAGTACGAATCCGGTTCGGGCTGGCCAAGCTTTTACCAGCCAATCAGCGCGGACGCGATCGAAGCGATCGAGGACAACAAGTACGGCATGCGGCGGGTGGAAGTCGTCTGCGCCACCTGCGGTTCGCACCTG
This genomic stretch from Terriglobus saanensis SP1PR4 harbors:
- a CDS encoding VWA domain-containing protein, with protein sequence MRVRWIPCAVLCLAAVLNLQDLPALNAQDTPAPNPQDVPAVSAPGDGQYTLKAGAKIVLVPATVEVKGKVLYGLKPEDFVVEDNGVPQKVTMDEDTDSLGLSLVVLLQCSRSAVMQYSKIDQLPQMIESLVGGAPKEIALVRYGDHPELVQPFTRNMDVVASSMAKMGPCESDNAATLDAVSYGASILANRRDRYRRAILLISETRDHGSTVKEGHVIEQLGKTNTVVDAVTFSPVGSDSYRSLTTFTPGSYGVFGLLFSAVQALRQNVPKTLAHLSGGEYINFLTKKGFENGLLDLTNHVHNYYLLSFAIPQNAPDGLHSISVKIPTYPNALIRSRENYWAGEAHAPDTSNVK
- a CDS encoding RidA family protein, which encodes MSDMGKVAVSTKDAPAAIGPYSQAIRSGDTLFCSGQVGRAPGAEKLEGDIKQQTKQVLENLKAVLGAAGLDMVHVVKTTVFLKDMNDFAAMNEIYATYLAPKDVVPPARSTVQVSRLPMDALVEIEAIAKES
- the msrB gene encoding peptide-methionine (R)-S-oxide reductase MsrB, producing MAETRTRVHKTEQEWRELLTPEQFRVLREKGTERAFTGALYENHADGTYLCGACKAPLFKSETKYESGSGWPSFYQPISADAIEAIEDNKYGMRRVEVVCATCGSHLGHVFPDGPRPTGERYCINSASLAFEKKN